CCTTGCCCAGGCCCGTTATGGCTACTCGCATTAGGTTCAGGAGTTGGGCGCTAGGTCCGGCGCAGCCAGAGGACCGGCTCGGAGCCTTGGACGGGAGCACCGTGGGGAAGCATGTACCCCATCATCCAACCGGCGAACGACGAACGGACCGGAACTTCCTGGCCGTTGGAGGACGTAACGCTTCCTACGACCTGCCCCTCCATTACGTACTCACCCTCAGAGGTAAAAGGTTTGGCGGGAGCGGGGCAGAATCGCCCGCTGCACGGTGCGAGTACCAGACGTTCTTCAAGCACCAGAGCCTCACCGGGCGCTGAGTCGGAAACTGTGTCGGACCAGGCAATCATGAGGACACTCCTGCCGGCTCGGTTTGATAGTTGATGATGTTCCCCCTCGTTATTAGTGATGTTGCTTCTTCGTCGTTGGACACGCCTTCCAGCTCTGCGGCGTCGTCGATCTGGCGAACCAGACCGCGGAGCACCTTTCCAGGGCCCGTCTCGATGAATGTCGTAAAACCGTCGTCCCGCATGCGGCGCACCGCATCGGTGAAGCGGACCGGGGCGGTGATCGCCTCGACCAGCAGCGACTTGATCTCGTCCGGCTCGGTGTGGGCGTTGCCGTCGGCGTCGCAATACACCGGGCATGCGGGCTGCACCATGGTGACCTCCGCGAGGGCCGCTTCAAACGTGTCGCGGGCCGGCTGCATGAGCGGGCAGTGGGCGGCGACGGGCACCTTTATTCTTATTACCCGCATTGCGCCGGCTTCCATGCACTTTTTTGCCGCTTCGGCCAGTCCTCGGTCCTTGCCGGAGATCACGGTCTGCTTCGGTGAGTTGTAGTTGGAGACCCAGACGTCGCCCTCGGCGGCGCAGATCTCGCCGATCTTCTCGGGGTCCAGGCCGATTACCGCCGCCATGCCGCCCTCGTTGCGGCGCCCGGCATCCGCCATTGCCTTGCCGCGCAGAGCGACCAGGCGAAGTGCTTCGTCGAAATCCAGGGCCCCGGCGATGACCAGCGCCGGGAACTCGCCAAGGCTGTGGCCGACGACTGCGCCGGGCTCCAGGCCCAGAGCCTGCATCTTGCGGCCGATGGCCACCTCGGTGACAAACAGGGCGGGCTGCAGGACATCCGGGGCCCAGGAGGGGTCTGGGTCGGTCGTGCACAGCCGCTCGAGGTCACGGCTGACCACACTGCGGCTGGCTTTGAACAGCTCGGGGGCGCCTGCGATGTCCAGGCCCATGCCGGCCTTCTGCGATCCCTGTCCGGGAAACATCCAGGCGATCAAGAGACTTCCTTTTTGAGCGTGGCCAGTGTCCGGTGGACCAGCACCCGGGCGGAGCCCTCGGTGCGGCCGAGCGCCTGGGCGATCTCTGCGTGGGGAAGCTCTTCTACAAATCGAAGGATCATGGCGTGGCGCTGCTCGGCAGGAAGCTTGCGCACTGCGCTCAACAGCTGGGCGATCTGCTCCTCGTCGACCAGGGCCTTGCTGAGGTCGGAGTCCTCGATGCTCTCAGAGGCGGGCTCGTCGATCTCCTCGATGGAGACGGTGGCCACAAATTTGCGGCTGTGGTTGGCGCTGGCATTGCGGGCGGAGGTGAACAGCCACGCAGCTATTTCGGGCTCTCCGGGCTCGCGGGGCGCCATGTGCTTGAGAGCCTGGGAGAAGACCTGAGCGGTGAGGTCCTCGGCGTCGTGATGGTTGCGCACCCTTTTCAGAACGTAAGCATGAACCGGCTTTACGTACCTGGAGTAAACTTCCTTGAACGCTGCATCTTTCCAGGCAAGCTGGGGACGACGTAGGCGGGCTACCGCCTTAGGGGATTTTTCGCTCACATAGAGAAAGACACGTGAGAGTGCGAAACGTTACGAGTTACCTGAGGTAACTTTGGCCGAGCCAAAAAGGCGAGTTTCCAAGGAAGAGCGCCGCCGGCGCCTGCTGGCCGCGGCCGCCGACCTGTTCGGCACCGAGGGCTACCGCAAGACCGAAGTTGAGGCACTCGCGCGCAAGGCGGGGGTGACCAAACCCATGCTGTACCGGCACTTCCCCGGCGGAAAAGCCGAGATCTTCATGGCCGTCCTCGACGCCCACATAAATACTTTACTGCGTTCCCTCTGGGAAGCGATGGGATCGTCGAGCGACCCCCGCAAGCGGCTGCAGTACGGGCTGAGGGCGTACCTGATCTTCGCCGAGGAGAACACCGCGGGCTTCCACTTGCTGGTCCACTCGTCACCCGAGCTCGACCCGGGGGTGGGGGACCGCCTCCACGAGGTGAGGGAGTCGATCGCCCGGGGACTCAGCACCGCCATCGCCGACGTGATGAAGGGGGCCGGCCTCCACGCCGAGGGGGCCCCTCTCTACGCCCACGCAATGCTGGGCGGCGTCGAGTCGGTCACCTCGTGGTGGCTGGCCGAAGGCAAGACCCCCGACCGGGAGAGGATCGTCGACCACCTGCTGGCCTTCTTATGGCGCGGCTTCGACGGCCTGCCCCGGGACCCGACGAAGTTCCATCGGGACCAGGAGAAGCCCGGCCTAGGCGCTTAGCTCTTCGCGCCTGCGCAGCTCGATGTGTTTGGTCAGTCCCGAGCGGCGCTGGAGCGTCTCCAGGAACGCCTTCTCGTAGCCCTCGACCATCTTGCTCACGTCGAAGTTGTGCAGAGCGTGAGCCCGGCAGGCGGCCGGGTCGATGTCGCCGGCCCGGTCGATCAGCTCCGGCAGCTCCGCCGGATCGTCGGTGACGAAGCCGGTCATCCCGTGATGGACCACCTCGTCTACCGCCCCGC
This region of Actinomycetota bacterium genomic DNA includes:
- a CDS encoding glycosyltransferase — its product is WVGQADAVTKKDLMGRAHAFLFPIRWSEPFGIVMVEAMACGTPVVALRGGAVDEVVHHGMTGFVTDDPAELPELIDRAGDIDPAACRAHALHNFDVSKMVEGYEKAFLETLQRRSGLTKHIELRRREELSA
- a CDS encoding TetR/AcrR family transcriptional regulator; protein product: MAEPKRRVSKEERRRRLLAAAADLFGTEGYRKTEVEALARKAGVTKPMLYRHFPGGKAEIFMAVLDAHINTLLRSLWEAMGSSSDPRKRLQYGLRAYLIFAEENTAGFHLLVHSSPELDPGVGDRLHEVRESIARGLSTAIADVMKGAGLHAEGAPLYAHAMLGGVESVTSWWLAEGKTPDRERIVDHLLAFLWRGFDGLPRDPTKFHRDQEKPGLGA
- a CDS encoding sigma-70 family RNA polymerase sigma factor, which gives rise to MSEKSPKAVARLRRPQLAWKDAAFKEVYSRYVKPVHAYVLKRVRNHHDAEDLTAQVFSQALKHMAPREPGEPEIAAWLFTSARNASANHSRKFVATVSIEEIDEPASESIEDSDLSKALVDEEQIAQLLSAVRKLPAEQRHAMILRFVEELPHAEIAQALGRTEGSARVLVHRTLATLKKEVS
- the fabD gene encoding ACP S-malonyltransferase — translated: MIAWMFPGQGSQKAGMGLDIAGAPELFKASRSVVSRDLERLCTTDPDPSWAPDVLQPALFVTEVAIGRKMQALGLEPGAVVGHSLGEFPALVIAGALDFDEALRLVALRGKAMADAGRRNEGGMAAVIGLDPEKIGEICAAEGDVWVSNYNSPKQTVISGKDRGLAEAAKKCMEAGAMRVIRIKVPVAAHCPLMQPARDTFEAALAEVTMVQPACPVYCDADGNAHTEPDEIKSLLVEAITAPVRFTDAVRRMRDDGFTTFIETGPGKVLRGLVRQIDDAAELEGVSNDEEATSLITRGNIINYQTEPAGVSS